The stretch of DNA TGCGCCTCAGCGTTCTTTCCTGTCATCCATTATCGAAACAAGATCGCTGAGTATCGCAGACGCGGTCTCTATCTTACCGGCGCCCCTGCCGGAGATGGTTATCGGCCCAGCAAGATCGGTGACCACCTGCGCCGCGTTGAGAGTACCGACTATGCTCAGGGGGTGGCCTCTCGGTACAAGGCGGGGGGAGACCTCCAATTTATCGCGGGATACCTCCCCTATAAGCCTGATCACCATGTTATTGGAGGCCGCAAGGGAGATAGCCTCGCTTGTTATGGATGAGATGCCGGTTATCTTGACGTCGGAGAAGGTGACGCTTCTTCTGAAGATTGAGTTCGCAAGTATCACGATCTTGCACGCGCTGTCGTATCCTTCTACATCGTTCGTCGGGTCGGTCTCGGCATAGCCCATCTGCTGAGCTTCCTTGAGCACCTGTTCGAACGACTGACCGTTATCCATCTTGCTGAGTATGAAGTTGCAGGTCCCGTTGAATATTCCGCGGATGGAAGATATTTTCTCTCCGACAAGGTTCTCCCTGCACAGGTTTATGATGGGCATAGCGCCGCCGACGGAACCTTCGAAGCGCAGTTTGCAGCCGTTCTTCTTCGCGATGGCCACAAGCTCGCAGAAGCATAGTGCCAGCGGCCCTTTGTTAACGGTAATGACATCCTTCCCCGACTCAAGTGCGTGCCTTATGTTCTTTAAGCCGACGCCCCCGGTGTTTATGTCGGTGGGGCTGACCTCCACCAGAACGTCGTATTCCACGGAATCCATTATCTGCGCCGAATCCGTATAACCCTTCGTTCCGACCTTTCCCGTAGACCGCTTTCTTTCCAGAAGTTCGCCGGGAGAAAGTCCTGCAGGGTCTGAGACATAGGTGGAGGAATCCATGACGCATACGATGTCGATGTCCTTACCGTATTTCTCTCTGAAGAAGCCCCTCCTCAGGATCATGACCTCCGCGAACCCCTGACCCACGGTCCCGAATCCTGACATCAGTATTCTCATGTCAGAGCCCCCTGATGTACACGATTTTGCTTTTTTTGCACGAATCGGCCAGGAATTCATCGAATTTTTTCAGGTCTCCTTGGCTCATGAGCTCTGCGGAGATCATAGCGGTGCGGGTGACGCTTGCGTTCTTTGATGAGTAGTTCACATCCACCGATTCGAAAGCTACCATGCCGGACGCTTCGTCTATCAGCGACTCGACGAAGGACGCTTTGAACTTCCCGACCAGCATGTATTCCATTGTATAGGTCTTGTACACTGAGCCTATCTTTGCTATTTGGACATCCTTCGATTTCCAGATGTCCTTGAGCTGATCCAATTCAGAGTTCCCCTTGACCTCGAACGTGACGTCAATGCATATTCTCTGGTTTACGATCATTTCCCTGTCGTGCACGACGCCGACGATGTTTCCGTTGACCAGCGATATGGGCTGCAGGGATTCGACCAAACGCCCGGGGAGATCCTTAACATAGAGCTGTGCATTAACCATCATTTCAATACCACTCCGGGTGTATTTTCATCTTATTTTACATAATTCCATTCTACTATTTAATCAAAGTACCATTTTGATTTGTACGTTAATGCCGATCTTTGTTGAGATGGACCATTCGAGTCATCGGCGGCCGCACGAAACGAAATATGAGGTCACTGGCTCTCATGATATTATTTACTTTATTGTTACATAAATAATAATGTTGGGAAGGGGTGATCAGCCCCCTTCCCCGTCCTCGATGAATTCCAATATGTCCCCCGGCTGACATTTCAGCGTGGAGCATATGGCGTTCAGGGTCGAGAAACGTATCGCGCTGATCTTCCCCGTTTTTATGTTGGAAAGGTTGACGTTGGATATGCCCACTCTTTCCGCAAGTTCGTTCAGGGAGACCTTCCGGTCTGCCATCACCCTGTCAAGCCTTAGTATTATGGTCATGCGATCACAGCGTCTCGTCCGAATCCTTCTGCAATGCAACCCCGTACTTAAAGATAAGAGACAGGAAATAGAACAGCAGGGCCATGAACAGCATTGCGGGATTGAATTGGAACAGCAGATCCGACTGCGCTTCCAGGAAATATATTCCCGCTGCGCTGATGATCGGCAGGATGACCGTTCCCACCAGCAGAAGGATGGCCAATCTTTCCAGGCATTTGACGTTATCGTCCATGAAAGGGGTGCCGTTTTTATACACGTTCGTGAAAAGACGATCGGCATAGTAAAGGGCGATCAGTCCGAAAGCCACCGCCACAATAATTATCGCGCACATCGACAGAACCTGGCCGCTTTTAGTAAACTCGTCGACATTATCCAGCACCATTTCCGGATCCAGGGCCGTAACGATCATCAAAATCAGTACGAGCGCTATCACCGCTATCAAAAAGACCATGAGGGCCTTCACCGCCAATCCCGCATACCGGCTGATCTTGTTCAGCCTGTTCAAGGTATCATTCATATTATCATTTCCTCCATATACACATAGTTAAGTTAGTGCAAAACACCGTTTGAAAAAAAGATCCGAAGAGGGCTTTGCAGATCATAACTCCCTCCTCCTGAATATCAAGTATCCCGCCGCACCCGTCACCAGCCCCCATACCAGCATCACGCCTGCGCTCCTCCCGATGTTGAGATCATTGTCCGGAAGGCAGCCGTCTATGTCGTATCCGGCCGTATCAAGCATGAACCACGGGTCGATCGAGTTCTCGGACAATATGCCCGATGTGAGCATCATTATCATCAGCAGCGTTACGAATGTCAGTACTGCGGCGGTGCCGGATTTCTTTACCATCGAGCTTATCAGGACAGCCACCCCCGCAGTGCCGATCATATACGTCAGCGCAAGACCCAGAGATGTCAATAGGGATGATGTCACAGATCCTGTTACGATCAGGCTTATGGCCGCTGTGACCGCATAGTATACTAATATGAACATGAAACCGGCCATGCATGCGACGGACACCTTTCCGACGAATATCGACCATTTTCTGAGCGGTTTCGTGAACAGCACCAAAGCGGTCCTTTCTTCAAACTCAGATACT from Candidatus Methanoplasma cognatum encodes:
- a CDS encoding homoserine dehydrogenase, encoding MRILMSGFGTVGQGFAEVMILRRGFFREKYGKDIDIVCVMDSSTYVSDPAGLSPGELLERKRSTGKVGTKGYTDSAQIMDSVEYDVLVEVSPTDINTGGVGLKNIRHALESGKDVITVNKGPLALCFCELVAIAKKNGCKLRFEGSVGGAMPIINLCRENLVGEKISSIRGIFNGTCNFILSKMDNGQSFEQVLKEAQQMGYAETDPTNDVEGYDSACKIVILANSIFRRSVTFSDVKITGISSITSEAISLAASNNMVIRLIGEVSRDKLEVSPRLVPRGHPLSIVGTLNAAQVVTDLAGPITISGRGAGKIETASAILSDLVSIMDDRKER
- a CDS encoding homoserine dehydrogenase, whose amino-acid sequence is MMVNAQLYVKDLPGRLVESLQPISLVNGNIVGVVHDREMIVNQRICIDVTFEVKGNSELDQLKDIWKSKDVQIAKIGSVYKTYTMEYMLVGKFKASFVESLIDEASGMVAFESVDVNYSSKNASVTRTAMISAELMSQGDLKKFDEFLADSCKKSKIVYIRGL
- a CDS encoding helix-turn-helix transcriptional regulator, with translation MTIILRLDRVMADRKVSLNELAERVGISNVNLSNIKTGKISAIRFSTLNAICSTLKCQPGDILEFIEDGEGG
- a CDS encoding DUF2975 domain-containing protein → MNDTLNRLNKISRYAGLAVKALMVFLIAVIALVLILMIVTALDPEMVLDNVDEFTKSGQVLSMCAIIIVAVAFGLIALYYADRLFTNVYKNGTPFMDDNVKCLERLAILLLVGTVILPIISAAGIYFLEAQSDLLFQFNPAMLFMALLFYFLSLIFKYGVALQKDSDETL
- a CDS encoding ABC transporter permease — encoded protein: MLEDSFSDNLRQTGVVLKYELKKYFRGKKMAIFAIIMLLVLLLNTVPPYLFGDGLNKDPLILAYSYASSMQLLVLLMATLFVSGTIVSEFEERTALVLFTKPLRKWSIFVGKVSVACMAGFMFILVYYAVTAAISLIVTGSVTSSLLTSLGLALTYMIGTAGVAVLISSMVKKSGTAAVLTFVTLLMIMMLTSGILSENSIDPWFMLDTAGYDIDGCLPDNDLNIGRSAGVMLVWGLVTGAAGYLIFRRREL